A segment of the Rickettsia bellii RML369-C genome:
GTTTTAACATTGGCTGCAAATAAAAGCTTAGGCAAAATTTGTGAGATTCTTATACCTAAAATGACTGATCAGGCTATCAATCAGGTTAATAAAGACGGCAATACAGCTTTAATTGCGGCTGCAAGTAGCCACTTAGAAAAGATTTGTGAGGCTTTAATTCCTAAAATGTCTGATCAGGCTATTAATCATATTAATAATTACGGCAATACAGCTTTAATTGCTGCTGCAAGTAGCGGCTTAGAAAAGGTTTGTGAGACTTTAATTCCTAAAATGACCGAGCAGGCTATTAATCAGGCTAATCATCAATGCGATACAGCTCTAATTTTTGCTGTGCGTAATAGTTTAAAAAAGGTTTGTGAGGTTTTAATTCCTAAAATGTCTTATGAGGCTATTAATTGTTGGAGTACTAACTCTTTCTGGTTTGGTTTTACAGCTTTCACTTGGGTTACTCTCAATGGAGATAAAAAAATTTGTGAATTGCTTATACCTAAAACATCGCCAGAAGTTATCATAGACATTTTAAAACTTACAAAAGAAAAACAATTTATAATAGAAGCAATCAATAGTTGCAATAAAACATCGCCAGAAGTTATCATAAACATTTTAAAACTTGCAAAAGAAAAACAATTTATGATAGAAGCAATCAATAATTACAATAATAAGTTAGTAAAAGAATTAAATTTAATTTTGGATGAAAATAATCCAAATAATGCTATTAAAATGATTCGGGCAGTTAAAATTTATAAAAAATTATTTAAAGAGTATTTAACAGTAGAAAAAACTGAGAATTTTAAACCTTTACAAAATACAATAGAAGACTTTATTAAAAATAATTTTTTTACTGCTGCAGGGGTATGCAAAAACTTAATACCTAAAATTGATAATAATGAAATTCATATATCATGCCTGACTACTGAAATAATAGCTCATATTGTTGAATATTTGGAAAATGAAAAATGGGGATTAGAAGTTGAGACTTTGGGTTAATAATAACATATTATGATATAAGTTAACTAAAAGCTCAACTTGTCCCCACCCCTTAAATTTTCATCCTGCTTGTGAATTTTGTTGCATAAAAAAAGCGTCGTTTATATACTGTCTTTTATCCGTGGTGGTTAGCAAATCGTACTACTTACTTCCATCACTTAATCTAGAATCTAATTAAACATGTTCATTTAGCTTTTTACTGGCTTCATCAGAATTTAATTACAGCTGATTGATACACACAATATTAATAATAAGCTTGATTGTATTTTAATGTTACATGCCTTATTATTCCCTTTTTTAATTTTTGTTATTATCTTCCTAGTTTAAATTACTTTACTAAATTTTTTTTTATTGGATTAATATTTATTAAAAAATTAATATTTTGTTGACATTATAAAAGATTTTCTTATAATTACTTTTCATAAAATATATTCACAACATGAATATTTAATTCATTAATTTAAGGGGAAAATTATGAAAGGAATAAAGGATTTAACCGTTATTTTTAGGGATACTGTCGGTAAAGAAGCAGCAAAAAATACTTGGCAGTTAATGGAAGAGTTATTTGCTAACTATCATCCTGTTAACTCTCTTATAGACCAAGCTATAACGGAAGGGCTTACTACTGTAGAATTTACACATAATAAGGATAGAGATGTCCCTTACCGGTGGTGCTCATATACAAAATGAAAACCTGATAAAAATAGATGCTAGTATGCACCCAGCTGATATTATCAGCGTATTGTTATTTGAATTATTTAACAGCGTCAATTCAGAACCTAAACAAATACTAGAAGAAAATTATGACAATAGTGATGATTATGCAAACGCTATGGAGTTTAGTGAATATAAAACTTATATTAACTATAAAAAATTGATTTTGAACTTTTTACAAATTAATAAAGAAAAAGTCGAAAAATTATTAATTCAATCAGGATACCCCGAGCCTTACACAAGGGTAGTTCATAATATAAAAGAACGAATAACAGACAACATTTCTTCTGAAGATATAAAGTTTATAATTAAACATAGAGAAATGTACGTACAAGATTGGGAAAGATGGAATAAAATTTTTACTTTTAAAGAAATTTCTAAAGTTATAAAGGAGCAAGATAGCCAAAAATTAGCAAAATTATTATCCTCTTCACATATAATAGTTGAGCAGAACCATATAAATGAAGCCATAGATGTGGGAAATGTCGAAAATTTGAAACTATTGTTAAATAAATATACAAATAATATCTTTGATTCTCAGCTTATAAAAGCCATAGATAAGCCGGAGCTACTAAAATTACTATTACCTTATTTATCAGATATTGATGCAAGTTATTGCATTGCAGGAACAATTGGTCATTTTAGTAAAACAGGAAATATTTCTGCAGTACAATCTTTATTAAATGAATATAAAGGAAAAATTCGTGATTATGATCTTCCAGCGATTAGAAACAAAACAATCCTTGATATGGTAAAAAATTATCCTAATTTTGTATCTGATATTAATACTGACCAAGATTTAATAGGTATAGCACCTAAAGATAATTTTGATCTTTTAGTTTAAAAAAAAGAAATTTTTTTGCCCTCCCTTAAATTCATCCTGCTTGTGAATTTTGTTGCATAAAAAAAGCGTCGTTTATATACTGTCTTTTATCCGTGGTGGTTAGCAAATCGTACTACTCGCTTCTATCACACTAAAGTTTATCTACTTTAATCAGTTCTTTCTTAACAAATTAGTGATAATTTTGCTAAATCTTTAATATAAATCTCATGAAATTATCCGATTTTGACTTTGACTTACCTTTAGAGCTAATTGCTCAAAATCCAATAAGCAAACGTGATGAGTCAAATTTATTAATTGCTTCTACACAGCAATATGTCAAGACCAAATTTTACAATATTATTGATTATTTAAAAGAAGGGGATCTATTAGTTTTTAATAACAGTAAAGTCATCAAAGCCAAGTTAAGTTTAGACAAAAACATCACTATAAACTTAAATCAAAGACTTAAAGATAATAGGAGAGCGACGAACGACGATGCAGGCAGGCTTAAATCAATTGACTATTGGTCAGCTTTTGCAAAACCTGCACGTAAGCTAAAGGTAGGCGATGAGTTTTATTTTGACAATCATAAAATAATTATCACCGAAAAGCTCGAAATGGGTGAGATTAAAATTAAATTTGAACTTGCTAATATTTCGGTGTTTGAGTTTTTAGATAAATATGGCGAAATGCCATTACCACTTTATATTAAACGTCCTGAAAGACAAAAAAGCGACGATGAACGTTATCAAACAGTCTATAGTAACATTCAAGGTTCAGTTGCTGCACCAACGGCAGGCTTACATTTCACAAACGATATAATAAATAAGCTTAAAGCAAAAGGCGTACAAGTGGCGTTTGTAACTCTACATGTCGGAGCAGGAACTTTTATGCCAGTTAAAACCGAGAATATTAACGAGCATAAAATGCATACGGAATATTGCTCTATTACTCCTGAAACCGCTGCAATTATAAATAAAGCTAAAAAAGAGAAAAGGCGTATTATAGCAGTCGGCACTACAAGCCTTAGAACTCTTGAAAGCTCTGGTATAAATGGCAATGTAAATTCTGGTGATTTTGAAACCGATATCTTTATAACTCCGGGATTTAAATTTCAAATAGTCGATATGTTGCTTACTAATTTTCATTTCCCAAAATCTACTTTATTTATGCTAGTCTGTGCTTTTGCTGGCTTTAAAAAAATGCACGAACTATATAAATATGCCATAGAAGAACAAATGCGTTTTTTTAGCTATGGCGATGCAACACTTTTGTACAGAAAAGTATAAATTTAAATATATCCTAAAAACTTCTTGATTAGAATTTGGATGAAGTAAAAGAATATCACAGCAGCACAGCAGATCATGATACTTATTTGCATAAGCTGCGGAAGCTGCTTTGTGATATTTGACGTTTCAGTAGAAGAAGGTTTGTAAATAAATCCTAATATTTTGATAAGATACAAGCTTGAAAATATACTACTAATTATTATAACAGCCATCACGATAAACTGATTCTGCTCGGCTGCTGCCAGTAAAATCGAGAATTTACTTATGAAGCCGCTTAAAACCGGAATACCGATTAACGATAATGACGATATTAATATCATAAAAGAAATCAATGAAAATTCTTTTGAAGTACCTGTTAAATCCTGCACTTGATTGGCTTTCTTTAGGCTATAAATACTCCCCATACTATAAAATAAACAAATCTTTGTAAAAGAATGCGATACTAAATGCAAAGTTGCAGCAGCGAGCGACTTAGGCGTTAGCATAAAAGCACTAAGCAACGCTATGCCTAATTGATTCATAGTGGAATAGGCAAGTATTTTCTTGATATTATCCGTTCCGAAAGCTTTAAATGTGCTATAAAAAATACTTACTATTGGGATAAAAATCAACCAGTTAAACGCTCCAAATATTTCTTGTAAGTACGATAAGCCAAATATATATACTAAAATTTTATAAATACAAAATAAACCAGTTTTTACTACTATCACTGCATGCAGTAAGCTACTAACGGGATAATGTGCAACCATTGCTGCAGGAAGCCATGAATGTACTGGAAAAATCGCTGTCTTTGCAATACCGAAAATAAACATTAGCAATAAAAGAATAGATTGATTTTTAGAAAAATGCTCTAGCATTAGCCCTTTACTTACGAAATCCCCATTACCTATTTTAGCATAAATAATTATAATAGCCGGCAAAAATAACATGATTCCGGTGATCATCAAAATTTTTAAATATTTATATAATCCCGTAAGCACTATATTATTTTTAGTATGCCCTATTAAAAAAGCTGTAGAAATTGTTAAAAGCTCATAGCAAATAAACATCGTAAACAGGTTACTAGATAGAGCAATTAAGCTACCTATAAGAATAGTTAGATTAAAGAAGAATAAAAACCTTGAAGAGTTTTCTATATTATTAATAGCAAGATATTGAGGGGTATAAAGCAGCGAGCAAATCCATAAAAAGCTGATTAAGCTCAAGAAAATCAGCCCTAAAGGTTCAAGATGAAAACCTATAAAATAATTACCGAAAATATGGAACTTAAACCCTGCCCTTACGCCTTTTAAAAACACCCAATCAATAATCAGAACATTACTAAAGAAAAAAATCCCGATAGCAATAAGTAAAAAATTACGTGTAAAACTATTTTCTTTAGTCACAAACGGACTAGTTAAATTCAGCATACCAACTAGTAAAGTTGATAGAATCAAAAGATTCGGAGTGGTAAATTGTGCTAGCATGTTACTATGTTTCTATTAGTTATCAACGTCATTACGAGAAGATGCCTAGCCAAGGTGTGGCAATCTTAAGAGTTTATTGTGTCATCTAGTTAGCTTTTCCGGCGTTGTTACGTTGCTCGAAAAGCATCTTTAGTAGTCATCAACTATGTTTTAAATTAAAAAGAAGAGATTTTAATTTAGCATTAGCGATGACAATAATTTTACGCATTAAAGCGGTAAGAGCGACCATTTTCTTTTTACCATTGTTAATGAGTCGCTCATAAAAGAGTCTTAAACCAGAAGTCTTGCTATTACGGGCTGACATAGCAGCAAGGAATAGTATAGCTTGACTCCTGCTCTACCATGTCCTACCTTTCTATATCCTTGATATTTACCACTATCATTAGCTTTTGGAGCAAGCCCTGCAAGAGAAGCAATCTGCCGTCTTGTTAACTTCCCTAACTCCGGTAATAATATTAATAACTCAAAAGCAACTATATTACCAATGCCATTTATCTCTTTCAATATCTCATGCTTTGCTTTTAACAGCTGATCTGATGATATAATCA
Coding sequences within it:
- a CDS encoding ankyrin repeat domain-containing protein, whose protein sequence is MDTAELSKVDDGWTVLTFAAAYGLEKVCEALIPKMSEQAINHVDKDGNTALTWAAYTGLEKVCEALIPKMSDQAINHVNSDGNTALSIARNKGFKNMCDLLTTIEATKQNEIQTNLKLTTTKTSHEKLIEAIEARNEAEAQNLIVHMDTAELSKVNNDDWTALTFAAAYGLEKVCELLIPKMTDQVINHVDKDGDTALTWAASSGLEKICEALIPKMTEQTINQLTDNNDTVLTLAANKSLGKICEILIPKMTDQAINQVNKDGNTALIAAASSHLEKICEALIPKMSDQAINHINNYGNTALIAAASSGLEKVCETLIPKMTEQAINQANHQCDTALIFAVRNSLKKVCEVLIPKMSYEAINCWSTNSFWFGFTAFTWVTLNGDKKICELLIPKTSPEVIIDILKLTKEKQFIIEAINSCNKTSPEVIINILKLAKEKQFMIEAINNYNNKLVKELNLILDENNPNNAIKMIRAVKIYKKLFKEYLTVEKTENFKPLQNTIEDFIKNNFFTAAGVCKNLIPKIDNNEIHISCLTTEIIAHIVEYLENEKWGLEVETLG
- the queA gene encoding tRNA preQ1(34) S-adenosylmethionine ribosyltransferase-isomerase QueA gives rise to the protein MKLSDFDFDLPLELIAQNPISKRDESNLLIASTQQYVKTKFYNIIDYLKEGDLLVFNNSKVIKAKLSLDKNITINLNQRLKDNRRATNDDAGRLKSIDYWSAFAKPARKLKVGDEFYFDNHKIIITEKLEMGEIKIKFELANISVFEFLDKYGEMPLPLYIKRPERQKSDDERYQTVYSNIQGSVAAPTAGLHFTNDIINKLKAKGVQVAFVTLHVGAGTFMPVKTENINEHKMHTEYCSITPETAAIINKAKKEKRRIIAVGTTSLRTLESSGINGNVNSGDFETDIFITPGFKFQIVDMLLTNFHFPKSTLFMLVCAFAGFKKMHELYKYAIEEQMRFFSYGDATLLYRKV
- a CDS encoding proton-conducting transporter membrane subunit, whose product is MLAQFTTPNLLILSTLLVGMLNLTSPFVTKENSFTRNFLLIAIGIFFFSNVLIIDWVFLKGVRAGFKFHIFGNYFIGFHLEPLGLIFLSLISFLWICSLLYTPQYLAINNIENSSRFLFFFNLTILIGSLIALSSNLFTMFICYELLTISTAFLIGHTKNNIVLTGLYKYLKILMITGIMLFLPAIIIIYAKIGNGDFVSKGLMLEHFSKNQSILLLLMFIFGIAKTAIFPVHSWLPAAMVAHYPVSSLLHAVIVVKTGLFCIYKILVYIFGLSYLQEIFGAFNWLIFIPIVSIFYSTFKAFGTDNIKKILAYSTMNQLGIALLSAFMLTPKSLAAATLHLVSHSFTKICLFYSMGSIYSLKKANQVQDLTGTSKEFSLISFMILISSLSLIGIPVLSGFISKFSILLAAAEQNQFIVMAVIIISSIFSSLYLIKILGFIYKPSSTETSNITKQLPQLMQISIMICCAAVIFFYFIQILIKKFLGYI